The following proteins are encoded in a genomic region of [Eubacterium] hominis:
- a CDS encoding LysR family transcriptional regulator, with amino-acid sequence MKIVQLKYFIAVIDYGSINKAAERLYVSQPSLSRSIQALENEIGKPLLIRSNHGVSMTPTGRLVYYYGQSIINELNTLERLKGLDEKSIYSKLSVSSSSIFLKDDLVLKCYEKLISSETEIQMIETTTEEVFENVENSKSEVGIVILNDMQLIIFKKMAEIKEIEYEVLGSGPIYIHMNEEDPLAKNDTIRFSDLIDRTFIHLPNDFFSDINKSININGMQLSTFPKVLIMRNYHAMLSIAKHTSSFLIGHKWQVEELKHSHMKSLLLKDNDLQKHFIIIKRKNHVLSSAGRIFIDIIHDTYKQV; translated from the coding sequence ATGAAAATTGTACAACTAAAGTATTTCATAGCAGTTATCGACTATGGCAGTATCAATAAAGCCGCTGAACGACTATATGTATCTCAACCAAGCTTAAGCCGATCCATTCAGGCATTAGAAAATGAAATAGGAAAACCATTGCTTATACGTTCCAATCATGGCGTATCCATGACACCAACCGGGCGTCTGGTTTATTACTATGGACAATCAATTATAAATGAATTAAATACATTGGAACGGTTAAAAGGATTAGATGAAAAATCTATTTACTCAAAACTGAGTGTATCCAGCAGTTCTATCTTTTTAAAAGACGATTTGGTGTTAAAATGTTATGAAAAATTAATATCCAGTGAAACAGAAATCCAGATGATTGAAACAACTACAGAAGAAGTGTTTGAAAATGTGGAAAACTCAAAATCAGAAGTTGGCATTGTGATTTTAAATGATATGCAATTGATAATATTCAAAAAAATGGCAGAAATCAAAGAAATTGAATATGAAGTACTAGGCTCAGGTCCTATTTATATTCATATGAATGAAGAAGATCCATTAGCTAAAAACGATACCATACGTTTTTCTGATTTGATAGACAGAACCTTTATTCATTTACCAAATGATTTCTTTTCTGATATCAACAAGAGTATTAATATCAACGGAATGCAGCTTTCCACATTTCCCAAGGTTTTGATCATGCGTAACTATCATGCCATGTTAAGTATCGCAAAACATACATCTTCTTTTTTAATCGGCCACAAATGGCAAGTAGAAGAATTAAAACATTCTCATATGAAAAGCCTTTTGTTAAAGGACAATGATTTACAAAAACATTTTATTATCATTAAACGTAAAAATCATGTACTATCCAGTGCTGGTCGTATTTTTATAGATATCATCCATGATACATATAAACAAGTTTAG
- a CDS encoding signal peptidase I — protein MKLLKKITTFLSAIVVIALLVFVVCMQMYPENTSRVVGFRFYTVLTNSMEPIIPTYSLVFSKMIDEDEEIAPDTIVTFKANRFGQDILLTHYFRKTQEKDGVLYYRTQGATAPDYDNYETSRKDIIGKYVFHVPYLGKVFLFLKSKFGFVMYGELFVIWLINKTIKTRWDEKAREKRIKKKRAFTITELALEEGKDCLVLSGYLRNNMKKPVHFVMARLKFYDANHNLVKEDLWYLADKTYLKQDDMVKFEYLLLDYEGIEDFEIHVIKYKH, from the coding sequence ATGAAACTGCTAAAGAAAATAACAACCTTTTTAAGTGCTATTGTAGTGATAGCACTTTTGGTGTTTGTTGTTTGTATGCAGATGTATCCAGAGAACACTTCCAGGGTGGTAGGATTTCGGTTTTATACTGTATTGACGAATAGTATGGAACCAATAATTCCTACATATTCTCTTGTTTTTAGTAAGATGATAGATGAAGATGAAGAAATTGCACCAGATACGATTGTGACATTTAAGGCGAACCGCTTTGGGCAGGATATCCTGTTGACACATTATTTCCGTAAGACACAGGAAAAGGATGGTGTGTTGTATTATCGTACACAAGGGGCAACGGCGCCGGATTATGATAATTATGAAACAAGCAGGAAAGATATTATTGGTAAGTATGTTTTTCATGTGCCATATTTGGGGAAAGTCTTTTTGTTTTTGAAAAGTAAGTTTGGCTTTGTGATGTATGGGGAACTGTTTGTGATCTGGTTGATCAATAAAACGATTAAAACACGTTGGGATGAGAAGGCCAGAGAAAAACGTATCAAGAAGAAACGTGCTTTTACCATTACAGAACTTGCACTTGAGGAAGGAAAAGATTGTCTTGTGTTAAGTGGATATTTAAGAAACAATATGAAGAAACCGGTACACTTTGTGATGGCAAGATTGAAATTCTATGATGCGAATCACAACTTGGTAAAAGAAGATTTATGGTATCTTGCGGATAAAACGTATCTGAAGCAGGATGATATGGTGAAATTTGAATATCTGCTGCTGGATTATGAAGGCATTGAAGACTTTGAAATTCATGTGATTAAATATAAGCATTAG
- a CDS encoding aminopeptidase P family protein, with translation MTIIEKLNALRTLMKERNLDVYMIPTSDFHETEYVGEHFKARAYMSGFTGSQGTLIVTLDDAALWTDGRYFIQAADQLKDTTITLMKQGEEGVPTIAQYIYDHVTMRGGVGFDGRVMNTKMVKAIMSKLEEKEVHIAYEEDLVGMIWEDRPALPKKQGFFLNVEYSGKSTKDKLADLYDIMKKQGITHHIITSLDDIAWITNMRGWDIARYPVMLAYLILTLDGGVIFVDKEKLNDELIANFEENHIEIKDYNDIYEYVKTFDSDAVIMLDSSVVNYAITQNLNQNIKIEDRVNPSQLMKAMKNEIELENNRKVHIKDAVAMTKFMYWLKTNIGKEKMSEIIASDYLEKLRKAQGAIDLSFNTISAYKEHAAMMHYSATPESDVELKKEGMLLVDSGGQYMEGTTDITRTFVLGEISDEERYWFTTALRSNIALSKAHFLYGCRGMNLDILARGPLWEQGMDYKCGTGHGVGHLLNVHEGPNGFRWKIVPERKDSCVLEEGMTQSNEPGVYEEGKFGIRHENEMVVRKGEKNEYGQFMYFETITFVPFDLDGLDEALLTQYDKEWLNAYHKQVFEKVSPYLSDDEVAWLRKATRAI, from the coding sequence ATGACAATTATTGAAAAATTAAATGCATTGAGAACATTAATGAAAGAAAGAAATCTGGATGTCTATATGATTCCAACTTCTGACTTTCATGAAACGGAATATGTAGGAGAACATTTTAAGGCAAGAGCATATATGTCTGGATTTACCGGATCACAGGGAACATTGATTGTGACACTTGATGATGCGGCATTATGGACTGATGGCCGTTACTTTATTCAGGCGGCAGATCAGTTGAAGGATACCACGATTACGTTGATGAAACAGGGAGAAGAAGGTGTTCCTACCATTGCACAGTATATTTATGATCATGTGACTATGCGGGGTGGCGTAGGTTTTGATGGTCGTGTCATGAATACCAAAATGGTAAAGGCAATCATGAGTAAGCTGGAAGAAAAAGAAGTGCATATCGCTTATGAAGAAGATCTGGTGGGTATGATTTGGGAAGATCGACCAGCATTACCTAAAAAACAAGGCTTCTTTTTGAACGTAGAATATAGTGGTAAATCCACAAAAGATAAATTAGCTGATTTATATGATATCATGAAAAAACAGGGAATCACACATCATATCATTACATCACTAGATGATATCGCATGGATTACAAATATGCGTGGATGGGATATTGCACGCTATCCTGTTATGCTGGCTTATCTGATTTTGACATTAGATGGTGGTGTGATTTTCGTTGATAAAGAGAAATTGAATGATGAATTGATCGCAAACTTTGAAGAAAATCATATAGAAATCAAAGACTATAATGATATTTATGAATATGTGAAAACCTTTGATTCAGATGCAGTGATTATGTTAGACAGCAGTGTGGTAAATTATGCGATTACCCAGAATTTAAATCAGAATATCAAGATTGAGGATCGTGTAAATCCAAGTCAGCTGATGAAAGCTATGAAGAATGAAATTGAATTAGAAAATAATCGTAAAGTACATATCAAAGATGCTGTCGCTATGACAAAATTTATGTATTGGTTAAAGACAAATATCGGTAAAGAAAAGATGAGTGAAATCATTGCGAGTGATTATTTAGAAAAGCTTCGTAAAGCACAAGGTGCCATTGATTTAAGTTTTAATACGATTTCTGCGTATAAAGAGCATGCGGCAATGATGCATTATAGTGCAACACCTGAAAGTGATGTAGAGTTGAAAAAAGAAGGCATGCTTTTGGTTGATAGTGGCGGACAGTATATGGAAGGTACTACAGATATTACCAGAACATTTGTATTGGGTGAAATCAGTGATGAAGAGCGTTATTGGTTCACAACTGCATTACGCAGCAACATCGCATTATCAAAAGCGCATTTCTTATATGGCTGTCGTGGTATGAATCTGGATATTCTTGCCAGAGGACCATTATGGGAACAGGGTATGGATTACAAGTGTGGTACAGGACATGGCGTTGGTCATTTACTGAATGTGCATGAAGGTCCAAATGGTTTCCGCTGGAAGATCGTACCGGAAAGAAAAGACAGCTGTGTATTAGAAGAAGGTATGACACAATCCAATGAACCAGGTGTTTATGAAGAAGGCAAGTTTGGTATCCGTCATGAAAATGAAATGGTTGTACGTAAGGGTGAAAAGAATGAATATGGACAGTTTATGTATTTTGAAACAATTACCTTTGTGCCATTTGATTTAGATGGACTAGATGAAGCTTTATTGACACAATATGATAAAGAATGGCTGAATGCTTATCATAAACAGGTATTTGAAAAGGTGTCACCATACTTGAGTGATGATGAAGTGGCATGGTTAAGAAAGGCAACAAGAGCTATCTAA